One window from the genome of Candidatus Atribacteria bacterium ADurb.Bin276 encodes:
- the oppF_2 gene encoding Oligopeptide transport ATP-binding protein OppF: MTAILKARNLTKIYSLGGLFSRTKITAVDRVSFSVQPAEIFTLAGESGCGKTTTARMILGFEYPTAGELLYENQNLVELRDKKAWFKKVQAVFQNPFETFNPLRKVEDYFFETIQNFRLDKSMKKAEELIEEKLQAVGLSLCDIAGKYPGELSGGQLQRASIARSLLTNPSLLIADEPVSMVDASLRMSVVNLFRKMSDSFRVSVIYITHDLATAYYISDRIAIMFRGNIVEIGPVDQVLENPKHPYTKLLIESIPQPDPQIPEKVPIKILEEKEEYLRKGCKFSGRCPEVQNICKQQIPEDISLNGTVVKCHLYQK, encoded by the coding sequence GTGACTGCAATTCTTAAAGCACGAAATCTAACCAAAATATATTCCTTAGGAGGGTTGTTCTCTCGAACGAAAATTACCGCGGTGGATCGAGTTTCATTTTCCGTTCAACCAGCTGAAATCTTCACTCTGGCTGGAGAAAGTGGCTGCGGGAAAACGACGACTGCCCGAATGATTCTTGGATTTGAATATCCGACCGCTGGCGAGCTACTTTATGAAAATCAAAATCTGGTTGAGCTGAGAGATAAAAAAGCCTGGTTTAAAAAGGTTCAAGCTGTTTTCCAAAATCCCTTTGAAACTTTTAATCCACTACGCAAAGTTGAAGATTATTTTTTTGAAACCATCCAAAACTTCCGTTTAGACAAGAGCATGAAAAAGGCTGAGGAGCTAATTGAGGAAAAACTTCAAGCTGTTGGTTTATCTCTTTGCGATATCGCCGGAAAATATCCCGGTGAACTTTCTGGGGGACAACTGCAACGAGCATCTATCGCCCGATCTCTTTTAACCAATCCCTCACTTCTTATCGCTGATGAGCCAGTATCGATGGTTGATGCCTCTCTGCGAATGTCGGTAGTAAATCTTTTTCGAAAAATGAGCGATTCTTTTCGGGTGAGTGTAATCTATATTACTCATGACTTGGCTACTGCTTACTATATCAGTGATCGGATAGCCATCATGTTTAGAGGAAATATTGTTGAAATCGGTCCGGTTGACCAAGTGTTGGAGAATCCGAAACATCCTTACACCAAACTCCTTATCGAATCTATCCCTCAACCGGATCCTCAAATACCAGAAAAAGTTCCCATTAAAATTTTGGAAGAAAAAGAAGAATACCTTCGCAAGGGGTGTAAATTTTCCGGCCGTTGTCCGGAAGTTCAAAATATTTGCAAACAACAAATTCCCGAAGATATCTCTTTAAATGGTACTGTAGTGAAATGTCATCTCTACCAAAAATAG
- the oppD_2 gene encoding Oligopeptide transport ATP-binding protein OppD — protein MNGLIEVEQLQTFYVLEYLGKKKTIKAVNDVTLSIPENVIYGIAGESGCGKTTLLKALFASIEPPLQLFGGKVSYLIKNNFIDALSLNGKEKRELRWSYISYIPQGSMSVFNPVKKLKVTYLDFLESHVRGKAGRELLSLARQHLEQLGLSPQVLDAFPHQLSGGMRQRIAIALSTLLKPQVILADEPTTALDVVAQRAVLQLMRDIQQEIKNTIVLVTHDMGIHANITTCMAIMYAGKIVEVGPTQEIFSNPLHPYTKFLIHSLPRIGDKMPKKSVPGAPPSLLNPPSGCPFHPRCPEISDFCQDKVPDLNNSTQNHKVACWLRRESCDCNS, from the coding sequence ATGAATGGACTCATCGAAGTTGAACAACTCCAGACTTTTTATGTTTTGGAATACCTGGGAAAAAAGAAAACAATAAAAGCGGTTAATGACGTGACCCTAAGTATCCCCGAAAACGTAATCTATGGTATTGCCGGAGAAAGCGGTTGCGGGAAAACTACACTTCTCAAAGCTTTATTTGCTTCTATTGAGCCTCCTCTTCAGTTATTTGGAGGAAAGGTAAGTTACTTGATTAAAAACAATTTTATCGATGCACTCAGCCTTAACGGGAAGGAGAAACGAGAGTTACGCTGGTCTTATATCTCTTATATCCCCCAAGGATCGATGAGTGTTTTTAATCCGGTTAAAAAGCTGAAGGTAACCTATTTGGATTTTCTGGAAAGTCACGTTCGAGGAAAAGCCGGTCGCGAACTTCTTTCTTTAGCTCGCCAACATCTTGAACAATTAGGGCTTTCACCTCAGGTTTTAGATGCTTTTCCCCATCAATTATCAGGAGGAATGCGACAAAGAATCGCTATTGCTCTCTCCACCTTGCTGAAGCCCCAGGTAATACTTGCCGATGAACCAACCACGGCTCTTGATGTCGTAGCTCAAAGAGCAGTTCTCCAACTTATGCGGGATATCCAGCAAGAAATCAAAAATACCATTGTTTTAGTGACTCACGATATGGGTATTCACGCTAATATCACTACCTGTATGGCTATTATGTATGCCGGTAAAATTGTTGAGGTAGGACCGACTCAAGAAATCTTTTCCAATCCTCTTCATCCCTATACTAAATTTCTTATACATTCTCTTCCTCGGATTGGAGATAAAATGCCCAAAAAAAGTGTGCCTGGCGCCCCTCCTTCTCTCCTCAATCCCCCATCGGGATGTCCTTTTCATCCGAGATGTCCTGAAATTTCTGACTTTTGTCAAGATAAAGTACCCGACCTTAATAACAGCACCCAAAACCATAAAGTTGCTTGCTGGCTAAGGAGGGAATCATGTGACTGCAATTCTTAA